A stretch of Manis javanica isolate MJ-LG chromosome 1, MJ_LKY, whole genome shotgun sequence DNA encodes these proteins:
- the CPLX2 gene encoding complexin-2, with amino-acid sequence MDFVMKQALGGATKDMGKMLGGEEEKDPDAQKKEEERQEALRQQEEERKAKHARMEAEREKVRQQIRDKYGLKKKEEKEAEEKAALEQPCEGSLTRPKKAIPAGCGDEEEEEEDSILDTVLKYLPGPLQDMFKK; translated from the exons ATGGACTTCGTCATGAAGCAGGCCCTCGGAG GGGCCACCAAGGATATGGGGAAGATGctggggggagaggaggagaaggaccCAGACGCgcaaaagaaggaggaggagcgGCAGGAGGCGCTGcggcagcaggaggaggagcgTAAAGCCAAGCACGCACGCATGGAGGCCGAGCGCGAGAAGGTTCGGCAGCAGATCCGAGACAAG tACGGgctgaagaagaaggaggagaaggaggctgAGGAGAAGGCGGCCCTGGAGCAGCCCTGCGAGGGGAGCCTGACCCGGCCCAAGAAGGCCATCCCTGCGGGCTGcggggacgaggaggaggaggaggaggacagcaTCCTGGACACGGTGCTCAAGTACCTGCCTGGGCCGCTGCAGGACATGTTCAAGAAGTGA